A genomic region of Trichothermofontia sichuanensis B231 contains the following coding sequences:
- a CDS encoding efflux RND transporter permease subunit gives MNSSPSRSGASLSSLAIRRHIGTLMLTLALIVLGVFVALRLPVDLLPSITYPRIGLRMAAPGIAPEVAIDEITRPLEEALSATEGVVQVFSQTREGQVSIDLFFEPGGDIDQALNDATATLNRARDRLPDTAETPRLFKFDPSQLPVYEMALTSPSLRAVDLRVFADEELARELARVPGVASVNISGGVREEVQVNLDLQRLQAVGLGLNDVLHALRERNLDTAGGRIRGGETEPLTRLVGRFQDVEAIRNLLITVPNTTPPQQVYLRDVATITDGTEEQRVFVLLNGEPAVKVSVQKQPDANTVQVVDGVKARLAQLQAAGVLPADLVLTATLDESRFIRNSIHNVITAGLTGAALAALAVLLFLGSLRQTLIIVLAIPLATLTALLLMGFFNLSLNVFSLGGLALGVGIVVDNAIVMLENLATGLEVGQRRAGDRPLSSQQALLQAEVSSRELESALLASTTTNLVVVLPFLLLGGFIALLFNELILTISFAVAASLVVALTVVPALASRLLVLPVRSGLRQVWLIRVFQQQLQGVTHQYARFLESVLRYRLVAIALAIVILGGGSVWMLGQIPQEILPRINTGQARLFVQFPPGTPLSANRKVMQTLDELLLEQPETTYVFTTAGGALFGTATSENALRGSSTITLKPGTNVAAFVDRMDGIFQQLPLVDTMIRMQPETVRGLILSNSPVRADIDVGLQGEDTQALEQASRRVLAALREQATLARFRPEGEQRQPEIQIRPDWRRAAELGLSAQEIGATIQTALNGSVPTQLQRQNRLLDIKVQITPGSVQRSAQLRQIPLFTPSRQRVQLGDVATIEQGTAPGEIQRINQRPVSLIAGSLVDGASLSDALAEVEAILAQVELPPGVSILPSANAATNRQLQSSLVVLGGLAAFMVFVVMAVQYNSLLDPLVIMLTVPLALAGGILGLFITQTAIGATVIVGVILLVGIVVNNAIIMVELANQIREQEQMTHTMAILKAAPQRLRPILMTTITTVLGLFPLALGLGEGGEFLQPLGIVVFSGLSLATLLTLFIIPCFYTLLHEPRRPRWRKLEPVAAAPTPNYDLDPMGRL, from the coding sequence ATGAATTCCTCCCCCAGCCGTTCCGGCGCGAGTCTCAGTAGTCTGGCGATTCGGCGGCACATTGGTACGTTGATGTTGACGCTGGCGCTTATCGTTCTGGGGGTGTTTGTGGCCCTGCGATTGCCGGTGGATCTATTGCCCTCGATTACCTATCCCCGCATTGGTTTGCGGATGGCGGCTCCGGGGATTGCGCCGGAGGTGGCGATCGATGAAATTACCCGCCCCCTGGAGGAGGCCCTCTCGGCGACGGAGGGGGTTGTCCAGGTGTTTTCCCAAACCCGTGAGGGGCAGGTCAGTATTGATTTGTTCTTTGAGCCGGGAGGGGATATTGATCAGGCGTTGAATGACGCTACGGCAACTTTGAACCGCGCCCGCGATCGCCTGCCTGATACGGCAGAAACTCCCCGGTTATTTAAATTTGACCCGTCCCAATTGCCTGTGTATGAAATGGCCCTGACTTCCCCGTCCCTGCGGGCGGTTGATCTGCGGGTGTTTGCCGACGAGGAATTGGCGCGGGAATTGGCACGGGTGCCGGGGGTGGCCAGTGTTAATATCTCCGGCGGGGTCCGGGAGGAGGTGCAGGTTAACCTGGATCTGCAACGGCTCCAGGCGGTGGGGTTGGGTCTCAACGATGTTCTGCATGCCCTGCGGGAACGGAATTTGGATACGGCAGGGGGACGCATACGGGGAGGCGAAACGGAACCCCTGACGCGCCTGGTGGGCCGATTCCAGGATGTGGAGGCGATCCGCAATTTGCTGATCACGGTGCCGAATACAACGCCGCCCCAGCAGGTCTATCTCCGGGATGTGGCTACCATCACCGACGGCACCGAGGAACAACGGGTGTTTGTCTTGCTCAATGGCGAACCCGCTGTCAAGGTGAGTGTGCAAAAGCAGCCGGATGCGAATACAGTACAGGTGGTAGACGGGGTGAAGGCTCGCCTCGCCCAACTCCAGGCGGCGGGGGTTTTACCGGCTGATCTGGTTCTGACGGCTACCCTGGATGAGTCCCGCTTCATCCGCAACTCGATTCACAATGTAATCACGGCGGGCCTGACGGGGGCGGCGCTGGCGGCGCTGGCGGTCCTTCTGTTCCTGGGGTCCCTACGCCAAACCCTGATCATTGTCCTGGCGATCCCCCTGGCCACGTTAACGGCCCTCTTGCTCATGGGCTTTTTCAACCTGTCCCTGAATGTGTTTAGCCTGGGTGGCTTGGCCCTGGGGGTGGGGATTGTGGTGGACAATGCGATCGTCATGCTGGAAAACCTGGCCACGGGGCTAGAGGTGGGCCAACGGCGGGCGGGAGATCGGCCTCTTTCATCTCAACAGGCTTTGCTCCAGGCCGAGGTCAGCAGCCGCGAGTTGGAGTCGGCCCTTCTGGCTTCGACGACCACTAACCTGGTGGTGGTTCTGCCCTTCCTGCTGCTGGGGGGCTTTATTGCCCTGTTGTTTAATGAATTGATCCTGACGATTAGTTTTGCGGTGGCGGCGTCCTTAGTCGTGGCCTTGACCGTGGTGCCCGCCCTGGCCTCCCGGTTGCTGGTCCTGCCTGTCCGGAGTGGCCTGCGGCAGGTCTGGTTGATCCGGGTTTTTCAGCAGCAATTGCAAGGGGTCACCCACCAGTATGCTCGGTTCCTGGAGTCGGTGTTGCGCTATCGCCTGGTCGCGATCGCCCTAGCCATTGTGATATTAGGGGGCGGAAGTGTCTGGATGTTGGGCCAGATCCCCCAGGAAATTTTGCCCCGGATTAATACAGGACAGGCACGGCTGTTTGTTCAATTCCCGCCGGGTACACCCCTGAGTGCCAACCGCAAGGTGATGCAAACCCTGGACGAACTGCTCCTGGAGCAACCGGAAACGACCTATGTTTTTACTACAGCGGGGGGTGCCCTCTTTGGGACAGCGACGAGTGAAAATGCCCTGCGGGGGTCCAGCACGATTACCCTGAAGCCGGGGACGAATGTGGCCGCCTTCGTCGATCGCATGGATGGGATTTTCCAGCAATTGCCGCTGGTGGATACGATGATTCGGATGCAGCCAGAGACAGTGCGCGGGTTAATCCTGAGCAATTCTCCGGTACGGGCAGATATTGATGTGGGTCTTCAGGGGGAGGATACCCAGGCGTTGGAACAGGCCAGCCGTCGGGTCCTCGCGGCCCTGCGGGAACAGGCCACCCTCGCCCGCTTCCGTCCTGAGGGTGAGCAACGGCAACCAGAAATCCAGATTCGCCCTGACTGGCGACGGGCAGCAGAGTTGGGCCTCTCTGCTCAGGAGATCGGGGCCACGATTCAAACGGCTTTGAATGGTTCAGTGCCCACCCAGCTACAGCGCCAAAACCGGCTATTGGATATCAAGGTCCAGATCACCCCAGGGTCCGTGCAGCGATCGGCCCAGTTACGTCAGATTCCCCTATTTACCCCTAGTCGTCAGCGGGTGCAGTTGGGCGATGTGGCCACGATCGAACAAGGCACCGCACCGGGGGAAATCCAGCGGATCAACCAGCGCCCGGTTTCCCTCATTGCTGGGAGTTTAGTGGACGGAGCCAGCCTCAGTGATGCCCTGGCCGAAGTGGAAGCGATTCTAGCCCAGGTGGAACTGCCGCCGGGGGTATCGATCTTGCCCAGTGCCAATGCGGCCACCAACCGTCAGTTGCAATCCTCCCTGGTGGTATTGGGCGGCTTGGCTGCTTTTATGGTGTTTGTGGTGATGGCGGTGCAGTACAACTCCCTGCTGGACCCGCTGGTGATTATGCTGACGGTGCCGCTGGCTCTGGCAGGGGGGATTTTGGGCCTGTTTATTACCCAAACTGCGATCGGAGCGACGGTGATCGTGGGCGTCATCCTGTTGGTGGGGATTGTGGTCAACAACGCGATCATTATGGTGGAGTTGGCCAACCAGATCCGGGAACAGGAACAGATGACCCATACAATGGCGATCCTGAAAGCGGCACCGCAACGGCTGCGCCCGATCTTGATGACGACAATTACCACCGTTTTGGGGCTTTTCCCCCTGGCGCTGGGGTTAGGGGAGGGGGGCGAATTCCTGCAACCGCTGGGGATTGTCGTATTCTCTGGCCTGTCCTTGGCGACGCTGTTGACCCTGTTTATTATTCCCTGCTTCTACACTCTGCTCCACGAACCGCGACGGCCTCGGTGGCGCAAGCTGGAACCCGTGGCGGCAGCCCCCACGCCCAATTACGACCTTGACCCAATGGGACGATTATGA
- a CDS encoding anthranilate synthase component II: MIDNYDSFTYNLVQYLGELGAELPVAAEVPVFRNDQISLAEIQAMQPDGVVISPGPGRPEDAGISLDLIKELGPTLPILGVCLGHQSIGQAFGGKIVSAPTLMHGKTSQITHADTGVFRGLPQPFTATRYHSLVIDRPSCPADLEITAWIEDGTIMGIRHRTWPHLQGVQFHPESILTQAGKSLLRNFLTAIVDHHW; encoded by the coding sequence GTGATTGATAATTACGACAGTTTCACCTACAACCTGGTGCAGTATCTCGGCGAACTGGGGGCTGAGTTGCCCGTGGCTGCCGAGGTTCCCGTGTTCCGCAATGACCAAATTTCCCTGGCGGAGATTCAGGCGATGCAGCCGGATGGGGTGGTGATCTCACCTGGACCGGGGCGTCCGGAGGATGCAGGCATTTCCCTCGATCTGATTAAGGAATTGGGGCCAACCCTACCCATTCTGGGGGTGTGCCTGGGACACCAAAGTATCGGTCAGGCATTCGGGGGCAAAATTGTGTCGGCACCGACCCTCATGCATGGTAAAACTTCGCAGATTACTCATGCAGACACTGGTGTGTTTAGGGGACTCCCGCAACCGTTTACGGCAACCCGGTATCATAGTCTGGTAATCGATCGCCCCAGTTGCCCCGCTGATTTGGAGATTACAGCCTGGATTGAAGATGGCACCATTATGGGCATCCGTCACCGGACTTGGCCCCACCTGCAAGGGGTACAGTTCCACCCGGAAAGTATCCTGACCCAGGCAGGTAAGTCGTTGCTGCGCAACTTTTTGACGGCAATCGTCGATCACCACTGGTAA
- a CDS encoding HesB/IscA family protein, producing MIQITPAAASELKRLQAKQASPTARLRLKVEAGGCAGLYYALSFDETLNAQDQVGECQGIATVVDLETQKHIEGLVLDYTEDLMGGGFRFHNPKAVQSCGCGHSFALA from the coding sequence ATGATCCAGATTACCCCCGCCGCTGCCAGCGAACTCAAGCGTTTACAAGCCAAACAGGCTAGCCCCACCGCCCGCTTGCGCCTGAAGGTGGAGGCGGGGGGCTGTGCCGGACTGTACTATGCCCTCTCATTTGACGAAACCCTGAATGCCCAGGATCAAGTGGGCGAATGCCAGGGGATTGCCACCGTTGTTGATCTGGAAACCCAAAAACATATTGAGGGTCTCGTCTTAGACTACACCGAAGACCTGATGGGGGGAGGCTTCCGGTTCCACAACCCCAAGGCCGTCCAAAGTTGCGGTTGTGGTCACTCCTTTGCCCTAGCCTAG
- a CDS encoding Uma2 family endonuclease, translated as MVKVPISHPPLPPLESGDRLSRAEFERRYAAMPQLRKAELIEGVVYVASPLHAQAHGKPHGSIMTWLGVYSAATPGLGCYDAPTVRLDANNEPQPDAVLRWEQGGQSRISADDYIEGAPELIAEIAASSASYDLHDKLRVYQRNGVQEYLVWRTYNQAIDWFYLDQGVYQTLVPGANGIYRSQQFPGLWLAAERLLAHDLAAVLDVLQQGINTPEHQAFVKQL; from the coding sequence ATGGTTAAAGTGCCCATTTCCCACCCACCACTGCCGCCGCTAGAGAGTGGCGATCGCCTGAGCCGTGCTGAGTTTGAGCGTCGCTATGCGGCCATGCCCCAGCTCAGGAAGGCTGAATTAATCGAAGGAGTGGTGTACGTGGCGTCCCCCTTACACGCACAAGCGCATGGCAAACCGCACGGGAGTATCATGACATGGCTGGGGGTCTATAGTGCGGCAACGCCAGGGCTTGGTTGTTACGATGCCCCAACGGTACGATTGGATGCCAACAATGAACCACAACCAGATGCGGTTTTGCGTTGGGAGCAGGGCGGGCAATCCCGAATTAGCGCGGATGACTATATTGAAGGGGCACCAGAATTGATTGCCGAAATTGCGGCGAGCAGTGCCTCCTATGATCTACACGATAAATTGCGGGTTTATCAACGCAATGGGGTGCAGGAGTATCTTGTTTGGCGCACCTATAATCAGGCGATCGATTGGTTTTACTTAGATCAGGGGGTCTATCAAACCCTAGTACCTGGTGCCAATGGGATTTATCGCAGTCAACAATTTCCAGGGCTATGGTTGGCCGCAGAGCGTCTCTTGGCCCATGATCTCGCCGCAGTTCTCGATGTTCTCCAGCAGGGAATTAATACCCCTGAGCACCAAGCCTTCGTTAAGCAGTTATAG
- a CDS encoding phosphomannose isomerase type II C-terminal cupin domain, whose product MVQLQDTSSRPAVAPNLEPVAATELRPWGSFTVLEEGRGYKIKRIEVKPGHRLSLQMHHHRSEHWIVVSGTARVICGDREVLLSSNQSTYVPPCTHHRLENPGVIPLILIEVQNGEYLGEDDIVRFDDDYARDAQQSNQPPHKSR is encoded by the coding sequence ATGGTTCAACTGCAAGATACCAGTTCCCGCCCGGCTGTGGCTCCTAACCTGGAACCGGTTGCCGCCACCGAGTTGCGCCCCTGGGGGTCCTTCACGGTCCTAGAGGAAGGTCGGGGGTACAAGATCAAACGCATTGAAGTCAAACCCGGTCATCGCCTCAGTTTGCAAATGCACCACCACCGTAGTGAGCACTGGATCGTTGTGTCCGGTACGGCACGGGTGATTTGTGGCGATCGGGAAGTGCTGCTTTCGAGTAATCAATCCACCTACGTCCCCCCCTGCACCCATCACCGCCTGGAAAATCCTGGCGTAATTCCCTTGATCCTGATTGAGGTGCAAAATGGTGAGTATCTCGGCGAAGATGATATCGTCCGCTTTGACGACGACTACGCCCGCGATGCCCAACAGTCCAATCAGCCGCCGCATAAATCGCGATGA
- a CDS encoding phosphodiester glycosidase family protein — translation MNLFRWQWPVRWKSWRSVSIRVLLRFISQYRTVSPFLLLLLGISLMELAKMLPVQADKQAPPPPVLLSQGRPTLERQGNRINLNGRTYTLPWGQWRSPQDGEARLGISDAGLMQLFGADLLDTNDPSQQPVQWFSEPQTNPQILATFLTPQYRYLDITDWVRASQWRITVTGPTLEIQTPAANLQTLRQGRQTWGQRLVVDLDQATPWQVEQFPQEAIVTLEAIAPPAVLHQFRPQPPAPAPPTSPPTPPSPPIPPSPPPLPTPSVELVQQQTRIRIPLPEGARVQASTLPNPTRLILDVRNDAPLLPRNIQWAPGLRWQQQLVRLGTAAFPVVWLTLEPPQALSLRPIWTSPQSMTGIDPLLRMAERNQALAAINGGFFNRNHQLPLGAIRHENRWLSGPILNRGAIAWNDRGETLFGRLTLQETLVTATGNRLPLQFLNSGYVRAGISRYTPAWGSSYSTLTDNEAILTVRQSQIVDQRSGGPQGQMAFPIPSDGYLLVVRSQASSLPSLPVGLRVEVTQATSPANFDPYPHILGAGPLLMQNRQIVLDAKGEGFSDAFIQQLAPRSVICRTATGTLQIAAIHARVGGRGPSLLETAQLASALGCVDALNLDGGSSTSLYLGGQLLDRPPRTAARVHNGIGLFLRPQP, via the coding sequence ATGAACTTGTTCCGTTGGCAGTGGCCGGTTAGGTGGAAATCTTGGCGCAGCGTCTCCATCCGAGTATTGCTCCGGTTCATCAGCCAATACCGCACCGTTTCCCCCTTCTTGCTGTTGCTGCTGGGCATCAGCCTGATGGAATTAGCTAAAATGCTACCTGTCCAGGCCGACAAACAAGCTCCGCCGCCCCCCGTGCTACTGAGTCAGGGGCGACCCACCCTGGAACGTCAGGGTAATCGGATTAACCTGAATGGCCGCACCTATACCCTCCCCTGGGGACAATGGCGATCGCCCCAAGATGGCGAAGCCCGGTTAGGTATCAGTGATGCCGGGTTAATGCAACTCTTTGGGGCAGACCTGCTGGATACGAATGACCCCAGCCAACAGCCGGTGCAGTGGTTCTCGGAGCCACAAACCAACCCTCAGATTTTGGCCACCTTCCTCACGCCCCAGTATCGCTACCTAGATATCACGGATTGGGTGCGGGCCAGCCAGTGGCGGATCACCGTAACCGGTCCGACGCTCGAAATCCAGACGCCAGCTGCTAACCTCCAAACCCTGCGCCAGGGACGACAAACCTGGGGCCAACGACTGGTGGTCGATCTGGATCAAGCGACCCCGTGGCAGGTAGAGCAATTCCCCCAAGAAGCGATCGTCACCCTCGAAGCGATCGCCCCGCCTGCTGTGCTCCACCAATTTCGGCCTCAACCCCCAGCACCAGCCCCCCCCACTTCCCCACCGACACCACCCTCCCCACCGATACCGCCCTCTCCACCACCCCTCCCTACCCCAAGCGTCGAACTTGTCCAGCAACAAACCCGTATCCGTATTCCCCTGCCAGAGGGAGCACGGGTCCAAGCCTCAACACTCCCGAACCCCACTCGCTTAATTCTGGATGTGCGCAACGATGCGCCCCTGCTGCCTCGCAATATCCAGTGGGCACCGGGGTTACGCTGGCAGCAACAACTGGTGCGCCTGGGGACCGCGGCTTTCCCTGTGGTGTGGTTAACCCTGGAGCCACCCCAAGCCCTCTCCCTCCGCCCGATCTGGACTTCCCCCCAATCCATGACCGGGATCGATCCCCTCCTGCGGATGGCCGAACGCAACCAGGCCCTAGCTGCCATCAACGGCGGTTTTTTCAATCGCAATCACCAACTGCCCCTCGGCGCAATCCGGCATGAGAACCGCTGGCTATCCGGACCCATCCTCAACCGGGGCGCGATCGCTTGGAACGATCGTGGTGAAACCCTCTTTGGTCGCCTCACCCTCCAGGAAACCCTGGTCACAGCTACCGGGAATCGCCTACCCTTGCAGTTTTTGAATAGTGGTTATGTCCGGGCTGGGATCTCCCGCTATACCCCTGCCTGGGGCAGTAGCTATAGTACCCTCACCGATAACGAGGCCATCTTGACCGTGCGCCAGTCCCAAATCGTGGATCAACGGTCAGGCGGTCCCCAGGGTCAAATGGCCTTTCCCATTCCTAGTGATGGCTACTTGTTGGTGGTGCGATCGCAGGCATCCAGCCTGCCCAGCCTGCCCGTTGGGTTGCGGGTCGAAGTCACCCAAGCCACCAGTCCGGCTAATTTTGACCCCTATCCCCATATCCTAGGTGCCGGTCCCCTGTTGATGCAGAATCGCCAGATTGTGCTGGACGCTAAGGGAGAAGGGTTTAGCGATGCCTTTATTCAACAATTAGCCCCCCGCAGTGTCATTTGTCGCACCGCCACGGGTACTCTCCAAATAGCAGCCATCCATGCCCGTGTGGGGGGACGCGGCCCCAGTTTGTTGGAAACTGCCCAACTGGCATCAGCCCTGGGGTGTGTTGATGCTTTGAATCTGGATGGCGGCAGCTCGACCAGCCTCTACCTGGGGGGACAATTACTCGATCGTCCCCCGCGCACCGCTGCCCGCGTTCATAACGGGATTGGCCTTTTTCTGCGGCCCCAACCATAA
- a CDS encoding MBL fold metallo-hydrolase, giving the protein MRRRQVLYYAGASLFATLAAGLLAHLPGAQAQEGSLSIQWLGHTCFVFKGGGQQILVNPFRPIGCTQGYPAPKVTADLVMISSRLLDEGAIDNLAPNQRLLFEPGVYQLGNTQIQGIRMERRLENGRWFPNNIAWRWPQAGINILHLGGAATPITLEQRILMGQPDLLIVPVGNGVKAYSPDQAVAAIQVLNPKLVIPCHYRTAAADANTCDLVDLQAFLERVAAFPIRRTNSSTLTLTRANLPTTGPVIQVLGSV; this is encoded by the coding sequence ATGAGACGAAGACAAGTACTGTACTATGCGGGGGCTAGCTTGTTCGCTACCCTGGCGGCTGGGCTGCTTGCCCATCTACCTGGGGCGCAGGCCCAAGAAGGTAGCTTATCCATCCAATGGTTAGGACATACCTGTTTTGTTTTTAAGGGGGGCGGGCAGCAGATTCTAGTCAATCCTTTTCGTCCGATCGGCTGTACCCAGGGGTATCCAGCCCCTAAAGTGACCGCTGACCTGGTGATGATTAGTAGTCGTTTGCTGGATGAGGGGGCGATCGATAACCTTGCGCCTAATCAGCGGCTCTTGTTTGAACCGGGGGTCTATCAACTGGGCAATACCCAGATCCAGGGGATCCGGATGGAGCGGCGACTAGAGAATGGCCGCTGGTTCCCCAACAATATTGCCTGGCGCTGGCCCCAGGCGGGGATTAATATTCTGCACCTAGGGGGAGCGGCCACGCCCATTACTCTAGAACAACGGATTCTCATGGGGCAGCCGGATCTGCTGATTGTGCCGGTGGGTAATGGGGTCAAAGCCTATAGCCCCGATCAGGCGGTCGCGGCGATCCAGGTCCTCAATCCTAAGCTGGTCATCCCATGCCACTACCGTACGGCTGCCGCGGATGCTAATACCTGTGATCTGGTTGATCTTCAGGCTTTCCTAGAGCGGGTAGCGGCTTTCCCAATTCGTCGCACCAATAGCAGCACCCTGACCCTCACCCGTGCTAATCTGCCAACAACGGGACCAGTAATTCAAGTCCTGGGTAGTGTTTAA
- a CDS encoding response regulator, whose protein sequence is MPTRKVLVIDDSSMIRRMVAGILAKHFEVLEASDGVMGLEMAKQHHPDLILLDFVMPKMDGYDTLRHIRQEESLRRTPVIIMSGLKEQVTARIPEPFKGFDFIEKPFEADVLLNHIRHLLQMTPQPAVASTAEADQSAQNLLLAKMTNLETLLIQGTENLVQREVVTRLSVLGKRIQQQEIKTAALEAKIDHLTKQLDQQNRVLAVIANEFKQLRALLAQRAKS, encoded by the coding sequence ATGCCGACCAGGAAAGTTTTGGTCATCGATGATAGCAGCATGATTCGGAGGATGGTTGCGGGCATTCTCGCGAAGCATTTTGAGGTCCTGGAGGCCAGTGATGGGGTCATGGGACTGGAAATGGCCAAACAACACCATCCCGACCTGATCTTGCTAGATTTTGTCATGCCCAAAATGGATGGCTATGACACGCTGCGCCATATCCGCCAGGAAGAAAGCCTGCGGCGGACACCCGTCATCATCATGTCAGGGCTGAAGGAACAGGTGACGGCCCGAATTCCTGAACCCTTTAAGGGATTTGATTTTATTGAGAAACCCTTCGAGGCGGACGTGCTTCTCAATCACATTCGCCACCTGCTCCAGATGACGCCCCAGCCCGCAGTAGCCTCTACCGCCGAAGCTGATCAATCTGCCCAAAATCTACTCCTTGCGAAAATGACCAACCTGGAAACGCTCTTAATCCAGGGGACAGAAAACCTTGTCCAGCGGGAAGTGGTCACCCGGCTTTCTGTCTTAGGCAAGCGGATTCAACAACAGGAAATCAAAACCGCTGCTCTGGAAGCCAAGATAGACCACCTGACGAAGCAACTCGATCAACAGAATCGAGTCCTGGCTGTGATCGCGAACGAATTCAAACAACTACGTGCTCTGCTGGCTCAACGGGCTAAGTCCTAA